A stretch of the Actinotalea sp. JY-7876 genome encodes the following:
- the fgd gene encoding glucose-6-phosphate dehydrogenase (coenzyme-F420), which yields MLRFGYKASVEQFGPRDLLDFAVLAEQSGFDSVFVSDHLQPWRHTGGHAPAALPLLGALATSTERVVLGTSVLTPTFRYHPAVVAQAFATLGCLAPGRVVLGIGTGEAMNEAPLGIEWPDGKERFARFKEAITLMRALWEGERVTVDGTYYRVDRATVYDRPEQPVPLYVAASGPAATRLAGRVADGFITTSGKDRTLYTETLLPALAEGAARAGRGLSDLDLMIEVKVSFDTDRERAFEDTRFWGALALSSDEKTGVEDPIEMERLADALPTERTASRFIVSDDPDEHVDRIWEYVDMGFTHLVFHHPGADQRRFLRLYQQHVLPRLRARAGQVR from the coding sequence ATGCTGAGATTCGGCTACAAGGCGTCGGTCGAGCAGTTCGGCCCCCGCGACCTCCTGGACTTCGCGGTGCTCGCCGAGCAGTCAGGCTTCGACTCGGTGTTCGTGTCCGACCACCTGCAGCCGTGGCGGCACACGGGAGGCCACGCACCCGCCGCCCTGCCGCTGCTCGGCGCCCTGGCGACGAGCACGGAGCGGGTGGTGCTCGGCACCAGCGTGCTCACGCCCACCTTCCGCTACCACCCCGCCGTGGTCGCGCAGGCCTTCGCTACTCTCGGCTGCCTCGCCCCGGGGCGCGTCGTCCTGGGCATCGGCACAGGGGAGGCGATGAACGAGGCGCCGCTCGGTATCGAGTGGCCGGACGGCAAGGAGCGCTTCGCCCGGTTCAAGGAGGCCATCACGCTCATGCGCGCCCTGTGGGAGGGGGAGCGCGTGACGGTCGACGGCACGTACTACCGCGTCGACCGCGCGACCGTGTACGACCGACCGGAGCAGCCGGTGCCGCTCTACGTCGCGGCCTCGGGGCCGGCCGCGACCCGTCTCGCCGGACGCGTCGCTGACGGCTTCATCACGACGTCGGGCAAGGACAGGACCCTCTACACCGAGACCCTGCTGCCCGCGCTCGCCGAGGGGGCCGCCCGCGCCGGCCGTGGGCTGAGCGACCTCGACCTCATGATCGAGGTGAAGGTGTCCTTCGACACCGATCGCGAGCGTGCCTTCGAGGACACGCGGTTCTGGGGTGCCCTCGCCCTCTCGAGCGACGAGAAGACCGGCGTCGAGGACCCGATCGAGATGGAGCGCCTCGCGGACGCGCTGCCTACGGAGCGCACCGCCTCGCGGTTCATCGTCTCCGACGACCCCGACGAGCACGTGGACCGGATCTGGGAGTACGTCGACATGGGCTTCACCCACCTCGTCTTCCACCACCCTGGCGCCGACCAGCGGCGCTTCCTGCGCCTCTACCAGCAGCACGTCCTGCCCCGGCTGCGGGCGCGGGCGGGCCAGGTGCGGTGA
- a CDS encoding NTP transferase domain-containing protein yields MSAPAAACVAGLVLAAGAGRRYGRPKALVEGWLADRVHALAGAGCVPRLVVLGAGADEARGLVPPGTEVLVAADWEGGMGASLRAGLRALADTPAAAVVVTLVDTPGLTSAAVRRLVALGGPTALAQATYDGVPGHPVLLGRDHWAGAGRSAEGDRGARAYLAAHAPVRVECGDVGDGVDVDVAPGAVAGPERGGACTGS; encoded by the coding sequence GTGAGCGCGCCCGCCGCGGCCTGCGTCGCGGGACTGGTGCTGGCGGCCGGCGCCGGGCGCCGGTACGGCCGCCCCAAGGCCCTCGTCGAGGGCTGGCTCGCCGACCGGGTGCACGCCCTGGCCGGCGCCGGCTGCGTGCCTCGGCTCGTCGTGCTGGGCGCCGGCGCGGATGAGGCGAGAGGACTCGTGCCGCCCGGCACGGAGGTCCTCGTCGCTGCCGACTGGGAGGGCGGGATGGGCGCGTCCCTACGCGCGGGGCTGCGGGCGCTCGCGGACACCCCGGCCGCCGCCGTGGTCGTGACCCTCGTGGACACCCCGGGCCTGACGTCCGCCGCGGTGCGGCGGCTCGTCGCGCTGGGGGGTCCGACGGCCCTCGCGCAGGCGACGTACGACGGTGTCCCGGGGCACCCCGTGCTCCTGGGACGCGACCACTGGGCGGGTGCGGGACGGTCCGCGGAGGGCGACCGCGGCGCGCGCGCGTACCTCGCGGCGCACGCACCGGTGCGGGTCGAGTGCGGTGACGTGGGGGACGGCGTGGACGTCGACGTCGCGCCGGGCGCCGTCGCCGGCCCAGAGCGGGGCGGCGCGTGCACGGGATCCTGA
- a CDS encoding XdhC family protein, translated as MHGILNEAAALLDRGKAVAVATVVQTWSSAPRDAGASMLVSADGAVLGSVSGGCVDGDVYELAREVLVSGVPTVVRYGVSDDAALAVGLTCGGTIEVLVRRHIAGAATGAPPGSRGPDDVALARGLAAAVGAHRPAGLATVVEHPDPARVGAQLLVVPTAQGGDASGTLGGGRLDAAVAADAAGLIGAGRTEVLTYGADGERQGTGCRVLVEVFAAPARLIVAGVTDFAAAVTTVGRFLGHRVTVCDARPVFATRERFPDAHDVVVDWPHRYLAAEVAAGRTDRRTALLVLTHDARFDVPLLEVALRSPALGFIGAMGSRRTHEDRCRRLREAGLTGTELARLASPVGLDLGARTPEETAISIAAEMVARRWGGGGGPLGELDGPIHHPPPAF; from the coding sequence GTGCACGGGATCCTGAACGAGGCCGCCGCACTCCTCGATCGAGGGAAGGCGGTCGCGGTCGCCACGGTGGTCCAGACGTGGAGCTCGGCACCGCGGGACGCGGGCGCCTCGATGCTCGTGAGCGCCGACGGTGCGGTCCTGGGCTCGGTCTCGGGCGGCTGCGTCGACGGGGACGTCTACGAGCTGGCGCGCGAGGTGCTCGTGAGCGGTGTGCCCACGGTCGTGCGTTACGGCGTGAGCGACGACGCGGCACTCGCCGTGGGCCTGACGTGCGGCGGCACCATCGAGGTCCTGGTGCGCAGGCACATCGCGGGCGCAGCGACCGGTGCGCCTCCCGGGAGCCGCGGCCCGGACGACGTCGCCCTCGCGCGCGGCCTCGCGGCGGCGGTCGGCGCGCACCGGCCCGCCGGGCTCGCGACCGTGGTCGAGCACCCCGACCCGGCGCGCGTCGGGGCCCAGCTGCTGGTCGTCCCGACGGCGCAGGGTGGTGACGCGTCGGGGACCCTCGGAGGCGGGCGGCTGGACGCCGCCGTGGCGGCGGACGCCGCCGGGCTGATCGGTGCGGGCCGGACCGAGGTGCTCACCTACGGCGCCGACGGCGAGCGTCAGGGCACGGGGTGCCGCGTGCTCGTCGAGGTGTTCGCCGCGCCGGCGCGGCTGATCGTCGCGGGCGTCACGGACTTCGCGGCCGCCGTGACGACCGTGGGCCGGTTCCTCGGCCACCGCGTCACGGTGTGCGACGCGCGGCCCGTGTTCGCCACGCGCGAGCGCTTCCCGGACGCCCACGACGTCGTCGTCGACTGGCCGCACCGGTACCTCGCCGCCGAGGTCGCCGCGGGGCGGACGGACAGGCGCACGGCCCTGCTGGTCCTGACGCACGACGCGCGGTTCGACGTCCCGCTGCTCGAGGTCGCGCTCCGCTCGCCCGCGCTCGGCTTCATCGGTGCGATGGGGTCGCGCCGGACGCACGAGGACCGGTGCCGTCGCCTGCGGGAGGCCGGGCTCACCGGGACGGAGCTGGCCCGGCTGGCGTCGCCCGTCGGGCTCGACCTCGGCGCTCGGACGCCGGAGGAGACGGCGATCTCGATCGCGGCCGAGATGGTCGCCCGCCGGTGGGGAGGCGGCGGGGGTCCGCTGGGCGAGCTCGACGGCCCCATCCACCACCCCCCGCCGGCGTTCTGA